In the Magnetospira sp. QH-2 genome, one interval contains:
- a CDS encoding bifunctional aconitate hydratase 2/2-methylisocitrate dehydratase produces MLEQYRAHVAERDAQGIPPLPLSTEQTEQLVELLRNPPSGEEAVLVELLTHRVPAGVDDAARIKAGFLSRVAKGEEACNLIDKTQATNLLGTMLGGFNIEPMIDLLDDADCGATAAECLKKTLLVFDYFHDVQEKAEAGNDHAKAVLQSWADAEWFTSRPEVPESLTVTVFKVTGETNTDDLSPAPDAWSRPDIPLHALAMLKNPRDGIEPEEAGVRGPIQFIRDLADKGHPVAYVGDVVGTGSSRKSATNSVLWWTGEDIPYVPNKRFGGVCLGSKIAPIFYNTMEDAGALPIEVDVSSMAMGDVIELRPYEGKVLKGGDVIAEFTVKSEVIFDEVRAGGRIPLIIGRGLTARAREALKLEPSTQFRQPHAPSDTGKGFTLAQKIVGRACGLPEGLGVRPGTYCEPKMTTVGSQDTTGPMTRDELKDLACLGFQADLVMQSFCHTAAYPKLVDVKTHKELPGFIENRGGVSLRVGDGVIHSWLNRLLMPDTVGTGGDSHTRFPLGVSFPAGSGLVAFGAATGVMPLDMPESVLVKFTGTMQPGITLRDMVNAIPYQAIQDGLLTVEKKGKKNVFSGTIVEIEGLPDLKVEQAFELSDATAERSSAGCAVYLNPEPIIEYMRSNITLMKWMIAEGYHDERTLTRRIKAMQDFIADPKLLKRDEDAEYAAVIEINMDTITEPIVACPNDPDDVKLLSEVAGNEIEEVFIGSCMTNIGHFRAAAKVLDGKSDMPTRLWIAPPTKMDQKILTEEGYYAILGKTGARMETPGCSLCMGNQAQIRKGSTAMSTSTRNFPNRLGIDTFVYLGSAELAAVCALLGRIPTVDEYMEQVKLVNESADDIYRYMNFDKIDDFRKIADTVTV; encoded by the coding sequence ATGCTTGAACAATATCGCGCCCATGTTGCCGAACGCGACGCCCAGGGTATCCCGCCCCTCCCTCTGTCAACGGAACAGACCGAACAGTTGGTCGAGTTGTTGCGGAATCCGCCATCGGGCGAAGAGGCCGTCCTCGTTGAATTGCTGACCCATCGGGTACCGGCGGGTGTCGACGATGCCGCGCGGATCAAGGCGGGTTTCTTGTCCCGGGTCGCCAAAGGGGAAGAGGCCTGTAATCTGATCGACAAAACTCAAGCCACCAACCTACTGGGCACCATGCTTGGCGGATTCAACATCGAGCCGATGATCGATCTGCTGGACGATGCCGATTGCGGCGCAACCGCGGCGGAATGCCTGAAGAAAACCCTGCTGGTCTTTGACTATTTCCACGACGTGCAGGAAAAGGCTGAAGCGGGGAACGACCATGCCAAGGCGGTCCTGCAATCCTGGGCCGATGCCGAATGGTTTACCTCGCGGCCCGAAGTTCCTGAAAGCCTGACCGTGACGGTCTTCAAGGTGACCGGCGAAACCAATACCGATGACCTGTCTCCGGCACCGGATGCCTGGAGCCGCCCGGATATACCGCTGCACGCCTTGGCCATGCTGAAGAACCCGCGGGACGGGATCGAACCGGAAGAAGCCGGCGTGCGCGGCCCGATCCAATTCATCCGGGATTTGGCTGATAAAGGCCACCCCGTCGCCTATGTGGGCGATGTGGTCGGCACCGGCTCGTCGCGGAAATCGGCCACCAACTCGGTCCTGTGGTGGACCGGCGAGGATATTCCCTACGTACCAAACAAGCGTTTCGGCGGTGTCTGTCTCGGATCCAAGATTGCGCCGATCTTTTACAACACCATGGAAGACGCGGGCGCGCTGCCTATCGAGGTGGACGTATCGAGCATGGCCATGGGCGACGTGATCGAGCTGCGCCCCTATGAGGGCAAGGTGCTCAAGGGCGGCGACGTGATCGCCGAGTTTACCGTCAAGTCCGAGGTGATTTTCGATGAAGTGCGCGCCGGGGGCCGCATTCCGCTCATCATCGGTCGCGGTTTGACCGCCCGGGCCCGCGAGGCGCTGAAACTGGAGCCTTCCACTCAGTTCCGCCAGCCACACGCCCCCTCGGATACCGGTAAGGGCTTCACCTTGGCCCAGAAGATCGTCGGGCGCGCCTGCGGTCTGCCGGAAGGTCTGGGCGTTCGTCCGGGTACCTACTGCGAGCCCAAGATGACCACCGTCGGGTCCCAGGATACCACTGGCCCGATGACCCGGGACGAACTGAAAGACCTGGCTTGCCTGGGCTTCCAGGCGGATCTGGTGATGCAGTCTTTCTGCCACACCGCGGCCTATCCCAAGTTGGTCGATGTGAAGACCCACAAGGAGCTGCCGGGCTTCATCGAGAACCGGGGCGGTGTTTCGTTGCGGGTCGGCGACGGGGTGATCCATAGCTGGCTGAATCGTCTGCTGATGCCCGATACGGTGGGCACGGGCGGCGATTCCCATACCCGCTTCCCCCTGGGGGTTTCCTTCCCGGCCGGCTCCGGTCTGGTCGCGTTCGGCGCGGCGACCGGCGTCATGCCGCTGGATATGCCGGAAAGTGTGCTGGTCAAGTTCACCGGCACCATGCAGCCGGGCATCACCCTGCGTGATATGGTCAATGCCATTCCCTATCAAGCCATCCAGGACGGCTTATTGACAGTGGAGAAAAAGGGCAAAAAGAATGTCTTCTCGGGCACCATCGTTGAAATCGAAGGGTTGCCGGACCTCAAGGTGGAGCAGGCCTTCGAATTGTCCGACGCCACGGCCGAGCGTTCTTCGGCGGGCTGCGCCGTCTATTTGAACCCCGAGCCGATCATCGAATACATGCGCTCCAACATCACCTTGATGAAATGGATGATTGCCGAGGGCTACCACGATGAACGGACACTCACCCGCCGGATCAAGGCCATGCAGGACTTCATTGCCGATCCGAAGCTGCTGAAACGCGACGAGGACGCCGAGTATGCGGCGGTGATCGAGATCAACATGGACACCATCACCGAGCCGATTGTCGCCTGCCCGAACGATCCGGACGACGTGAAACTGCTGTCCGAAGTGGCAGGCAACGAAATCGAAGAGGTGTTCATCGGGTCGTGCATGACCAACATCGGCCATTTCCGGGCGGCGGCGAAGGTGCTCGACGGCAAGTCGGATATGCCAACCCGCCTGTGGATCGCCCCACCCACCAAGATGGATCAGAAGATCCTGACCGAAGAGGGCTACTACGCCATTCTCGGCAAGACCGGGGCCCGGATGGAAACGCCGGGCTGCTCCTTGTGCATGGGCAATCAAGCGCAGATCCGCAAGGGCTCGACGGCCATGTCCACCTCGACGCGGAACTTCCCCAACCGGTTGGGCATCGATACCTTCGTCTATCTGGGTTCGGCCGAGTTGGCGGCGGTATGTGCCCTGCTCGGGCGGATCCCGACGGTGGACGAGTACATGGAGCAAGTGAAACTCGTCAACGAAAGCGCGGACGATATCTACCGCTACATGAACTTCGACAAGATCGATGATTTCCGCAAGATCGCGGACACCGTGACGGTCTGA
- a CDS encoding (Fe-S)-binding protein — MTRPYPETPPSEVYFFATCLVDLFYPEAGLAGVKLLRREGIKIDFPQDQSCCGQPAFNNGFMDDARKVAAAQLALFPENKPVVVPSGSCAGMIRKHYPELFEGTPLEAAARDLSERVYELTEFLVHVLKVQYEDLGEPTKITWHGSCHSVREMGITDEPKILLNGLGNVTLEPLQRERECCGFGGTFAIKMPEVSAAMVTDKVADIDATGAEAVVSGDCGCLMNITGAQAKSKARAKGRHIAQFLWERIHGRD, encoded by the coding sequence ATGACAAGACCCTATCCCGAGACGCCCCCGAGCGAGGTCTATTTCTTCGCCACCTGCCTGGTGGACCTGTTCTATCCCGAGGCCGGACTGGCGGGGGTGAAGCTACTGCGGCGCGAAGGAATCAAGATCGACTTTCCTCAAGACCAAAGCTGTTGCGGCCAACCGGCCTTCAACAACGGTTTTATGGACGACGCGCGAAAAGTGGCCGCCGCACAGCTGGCCCTGTTCCCGGAAAACAAACCGGTGGTGGTGCCCTCCGGGTCCTGCGCCGGGATGATTCGCAAGCATTATCCGGAACTGTTTGAGGGCACGCCTTTGGAAGCCGCCGCGCGGGATCTGTCCGAGCGGGTCTATGAACTGACCGAATTCCTGGTCCATGTGCTCAAGGTACAATACGAGGATCTGGGCGAGCCCACAAAGATCACCTGGCACGGCTCCTGCCATTCGGTGCGCGAGATGGGCATTACCGACGAGCCCAAAATCTTGTTGAACGGACTCGGCAACGTCACTTTGGAACCCCTGCAAAGGGAGCGTGAGTGCTGCGGATTTGGGGGCACATTCGCCATCAAGATGCCCGAAGTTTCTGCCGCCATGGTCACCGACAAGGTAGCCGATATCGATGCAACCGGGGCCGAGGCGGTGGTATCCGGGGATTGCGGTTGTTTGATGAATATCACCGGGGCGCAGGCCAAATCCAAGGCCCGGGCCAAGGGTCGCCATATTGCCCAATTCCTTTGGGAGCGTATCCATGGCCGCGATTGA
- a CDS encoding FAD-binding and (Fe-S)-binding domain-containing protein, which produces MTEALVHALKGVIPEHRLHRDPLRRLAYGTDASFYRLIPEIVVTVQSEQEMIDLLAACRAQGAPITFRAAGTSLSGQAISDSVLAVLGDGWNRAEVLDQGARIRLWPGMIGAEANRRLAPYGRKIGPDPASINAAKIGGIVANNASGMCCGVAQNSYQTLDSVRVVLADGSVFDTRQPSGQRKLLDGLAALCKEVRADPDLVALIRRKYKIKNTMGYSLNALIDFEDPVQILAHLMVGSEGTLGFVSEITYNTVPDEADKASALLFFDNPVLAAECVACLKPTPVAAVELIDRLGIGVAQGRPGMPGFLADLGPEATALLVEVRGNGADDLAHRMDQVRDALDQVATLFPVQFSQDPAVTTSWWNLRKGLFPAVGAVRETGRTVIIEDVAFSIEDLAEGVKRLQALFEKHGYDDALIFGHALEGNLHFVFSQDFNKPEEVARYEGFMAEIADLVAVEFRGSLKAEHGTGRNMAPFLELEWGKQAVSLMRRIKNLFDPQGLLNPGVILNDDGDIHLKNLKPMPAADPIVDKCIECGFCEHMCPSQGLTLTPRQRIVGWRAVADDPQREDLRRRYQYDGLDTCAACGLCRTACPVGINTGTLTRKLRGQSQGTTANKLGAWSAAHYGGLMKSTGVGLSLAGGVQKILGDGAVNALGRAARKISGNRLPLWTDAMPTGGHLPVMERGGGDPVLYIPSCATRTMGPAANDKDGESLPVTLDRLLKRAGYAPVYPDGLADLCCGQPFASKGLARVADEKAAQWTAAVERAKGEDWPVITDAAPCAYRLKTLKDNDLAPLDLVEALHDLLLPRLTIRRREGTVAAHVTCSTTKMGLDRKFLALVEACVEQVVVPSEITCCGFAGDKGFTTPELNAHALRTLADQLPQDCHFGVSSSRTCEIGLSHHAGRPYRSVAWLLDRVTIA; this is translated from the coding sequence ATGACCGAGGCTCTTGTTCACGCCCTGAAAGGGGTGATACCCGAACACCGTCTGCATCGTGATCCGCTGCGCCGTTTGGCCTATGGGACCGATGCCAGTTTTTATCGGCTGATCCCCGAGATCGTGGTCACGGTGCAGTCGGAGCAGGAAATGATCGATCTGTTGGCGGCCTGCCGGGCGCAGGGCGCGCCGATCACCTTTCGCGCCGCCGGGACCAGCCTGTCGGGACAGGCCATATCCGACTCCGTGTTGGCGGTATTGGGCGATGGCTGGAACCGGGCCGAGGTGCTGGATCAGGGCGCCCGCATCCGCCTCTGGCCAGGAATGATCGGTGCTGAGGCCAATCGGCGGTTGGCTCCCTACGGTCGTAAAATCGGTCCCGATCCGGCTTCAATCAATGCCGCTAAAATCGGCGGGATCGTCGCCAATAACGCTTCGGGCATGTGCTGCGGCGTGGCTCAAAACTCGTACCAGACCTTGGACTCGGTGAGGGTGGTGCTGGCCGATGGCTCTGTTTTCGATACCCGCCAGCCCAGCGGTCAGCGGAAGCTGTTGGACGGACTGGCCGCGCTTTGCAAGGAAGTCCGGGCCGATCCGGACCTGGTTGCCCTGATCCGCCGCAAATACAAAATCAAGAACACCATGGGCTACAGTCTGAACGCCCTGATCGATTTTGAAGACCCGGTCCAGATCCTGGCGCATCTGATGGTTGGCTCCGAAGGCACCCTCGGTTTTGTCTCCGAGATCACCTATAACACCGTGCCCGACGAGGCGGATAAGGCCAGCGCCTTGCTGTTCTTCGACAATCCGGTATTGGCCGCCGAATGCGTGGCTTGCTTGAAACCCACCCCGGTCGCGGCCGTGGAACTGATCGACCGCCTGGGCATCGGGGTGGCGCAAGGCCGTCCTGGCATGCCGGGTTTCCTTGCCGATTTGGGGCCGGAGGCCACGGCCCTGCTGGTGGAGGTGCGCGGGAATGGCGCCGATGATCTGGCCCATCGCATGGATCAGGTGCGGGATGCCCTGGACCAGGTGGCGACCCTGTTTCCGGTACAGTTCAGCCAGGACCCCGCCGTGACCACGTCTTGGTGGAACTTGCGCAAGGGCCTTTTTCCTGCCGTCGGCGCGGTACGCGAAACCGGGCGCACGGTGATCATCGAAGATGTGGCTTTTTCCATCGAAGATCTGGCCGAGGGGGTGAAGCGCTTGCAGGCGTTGTTTGAGAAGCATGGCTATGACGATGCGCTGATCTTCGGCCATGCCTTGGAAGGCAACCTGCATTTCGTCTTTAGTCAGGATTTCAACAAACCCGAAGAAGTTGCCCGCTACGAGGGCTTCATGGCCGAAATTGCCGATCTGGTCGCCGTGGAGTTTCGCGGGTCCCTCAAGGCCGAGCATGGCACCGGCCGCAACATGGCACCGTTCCTGGAGTTGGAATGGGGCAAACAGGCGGTCAGTCTGATGCGCCGGATCAAGAACCTGTTCGACCCGCAAGGCCTGCTGAATCCGGGGGTGATCCTCAACGACGACGGAGATATCCATCTCAAGAACCTGAAACCGATGCCCGCTGCCGATCCCATTGTCGATAAATGTATCGAGTGTGGATTTTGTGAGCATATGTGCCCATCTCAGGGGCTGACCCTCACTCCCCGGCAGCGGATTGTCGGCTGGCGCGCCGTTGCCGATGATCCGCAACGGGAGGATCTGCGCCGCCGCTATCAGTACGATGGCCTGGATACCTGCGCCGCCTGCGGTCTTTGCCGCACGGCCTGTCCGGTGGGCATCAACACCGGAACCCTGACCCGCAAGCTACGCGGCCAAAGCCAGGGCACAACGGCCAATAAGCTGGGGGCCTGGAGCGCTGCGCACTATGGCGGCCTGATGAAATCCACCGGGGTTGGCTTGAGCCTGGCGGGGGGGGTGCAGAAGATTCTCGGCGATGGGGCGGTCAATGCCCTGGGCCGCGCGGCGCGCAAGATCAGTGGCAACCGGCTGCCGCTCTGGACCGATGCCATGCCCACCGGCGGTCACCTGCCAGTCATGGAACGCGGCGGCGGAGACCCGGTGCTCTATATCCCCAGCTGCGCTACCCGCACCATGGGCCCGGCGGCCAATGACAAGGATGGCGAATCCCTGCCGGTGACATTGGACCGGCTACTGAAGCGGGCAGGCTATGCGCCGGTCTATCCCGATGGCCTGGCCGACCTTTGCTGTGGTCAACCATTTGCCAGCAAGGGATTGGCTCGGGTTGCCGATGAAAAAGCCGCCCAATGGACCGCCGCGGTGGAACGGGCCAAGGGCGAGGATTGGCCGGTCATCACCGATGCCGCCCCCTGCGCCTATCGGCTCAAGACCCTGAAAGACAACGATCTGGCACCGCTGGATTTGGTGGAGGCTCTGCATGATTTGCTGCTGCCCCGCCTGACTATCCGGCGGCGCGAAGGCACCGTGGCCGCCCATGTGACTTGCTCCACAACCAAGATGGGCCTGGACCGGAAATTCCTGGCCTTGGTCGAGGCCTGCGTGGAACAGGTGGTGGTGCCGTCGGAAATCACCTGCTGCGGATTTGCCGGGGACAAGGGATTCACCACCCCGGAACTGAATGCCCATGCGCTCAGGACCCTGGCCGATCAGCTTCCGCAGGACTGCCATTTCGGCGTGTCCTCATCGCGGACCTGCGAGATCGGGCTATCCCACCATGCGGGGCGACCCTATCGCTCCGTTGCCTGGCTTTTGGATCGGGTGACTATTGCTTGA
- a CDS encoding LutB/LldF family L-lactate oxidation iron-sulfur protein, protein MAAIDSDFRERAKEALADPKLRANLRKAMDGLMAKRAAQFPDAVEREALRDLGQAIRRRALAKLPQLLQQLESKCQENGIRIHWTQTPAEANAVILGLIKDSGATFAVKGKSMATEEIHLNQILEEAGVMPVESDLGEYIIQLAEETPSHIVMPCIHKNTPEIAQLFHDKIEGAAYTEDPAELTAVARGILRDRFAAAGVGLSGVNMAVAETGTLVLVENEGNGRLSTTVPDLHIAVMGIEKVVETLEDVPPLLSLLTRSATGQPITTYVNMITGPRKPDEMDGPRAVHLVLIDNGRSRAYADPILRQTLQCIRCGACINHCPVYTRVGGQVFAGPYPGPIGQMLAPQLEGLKAKGDLPTACSLCNACVEVCPVRIPIAKVLVRLRGEAAGEGDGAVKQAGSRRKTLEVISWKLWGLSHASGWLYRMTGRLLTRFGHLSPMGSAPMKDWVTVRARPTFAKRTFHELMAKDREEGS, encoded by the coding sequence ATGGCCGCGATTGACAGCGATTTCCGCGAGCGCGCCAAGGAAGCCCTGGCCGATCCCAAGCTGCGCGCCAACCTGCGCAAGGCCATGGACGGGCTGATGGCCAAACGGGCGGCACAGTTCCCCGATGCGGTGGAGCGCGAGGCGTTGCGTGATCTGGGTCAGGCCATACGCCGACGCGCGTTGGCAAAGCTCCCACAGTTGTTGCAACAACTAGAATCAAAGTGCCAGGAAAACGGCATTCGGATCCATTGGACCCAAACGCCCGCGGAAGCCAACGCGGTCATTCTCGGGCTGATAAAGGACAGTGGCGCGACATTCGCCGTCAAGGGCAAGTCCATGGCCACCGAGGAGATCCATCTTAACCAAATTCTCGAGGAAGCCGGGGTGATGCCGGTGGAGAGCGATCTGGGTGAATACATCATCCAGTTGGCCGAAGAGACTCCGTCTCATATCGTCATGCCTTGCATCCACAAGAACACACCGGAAATTGCCCAGCTGTTTCACGACAAGATCGAGGGAGCTGCCTATACAGAGGATCCGGCGGAACTGACCGCCGTGGCGCGAGGCATCCTGCGCGACCGTTTCGCCGCGGCAGGGGTCGGGCTGTCTGGGGTCAATATGGCGGTAGCTGAAACCGGGACTCTGGTACTGGTGGAAAACGAAGGCAACGGGCGACTATCAACCACCGTGCCTGATTTGCATATCGCCGTCATGGGCATCGAAAAGGTGGTCGAAACCTTGGAGGACGTGCCACCGCTGCTTTCCTTGTTGACCCGCTCGGCCACCGGTCAGCCCATCACAACCTATGTCAATATGATCACCGGTCCGCGCAAGCCCGATGAAATGGATGGTCCCCGCGCGGTGCATCTGGTGCTCATCGATAACGGGCGGAGCCGCGCTTATGCGGATCCGATTCTGCGCCAGACCCTGCAATGCATCCGATGTGGGGCCTGTATCAATCATTGTCCGGTCTATACCCGGGTCGGCGGTCAGGTGTTCGCCGGACCCTATCCAGGACCCATTGGACAAATGTTGGCGCCGCAATTGGAAGGTTTGAAGGCTAAGGGGGATCTGCCCACGGCTTGTAGTCTGTGCAATGCCTGTGTGGAAGTCTGTCCGGTGCGTATTCCCATCGCCAAGGTGCTGGTGCGCCTGCGCGGCGAAGCGGCGGGCGAGGGTGATGGCGCGGTAAAACAGGCCGGGTCCCGCCGCAAGACCCTGGAAGTCATCAGTTGGAAGCTTTGGGGTTTGTCCCACGCCAGCGGCTGGCTATACCGGATGACCGGACGATTGCTGACCCGCTTCGGTCATCTGAGCCCGATGGGATCGGCGCCCATGAAAGACTGGGTCACCGTGCGGGCCAGACCCACCTTCGCCAAGCGTACCTTCCACGAATTGATGGCCAAGGACCGGGAGGAGGGGTCATGA
- a CDS encoding GntR family transcriptional regulator, which yields MNTSKNKSADASQSQSAYARLLEMIRAGNLGPGDRLTETDLAQRLDVSRTPIREAMRRLEADGLVVHEPHRGAVIRTLDYNEVMELYEVRAVLESTAARMAARSASEIEISELATLNGEMAKVIGDADEVFRLNRQFHLGLLDSAKNRFLVKSVNALQKTLLILGPTTLAEADRAEETVDEHEELLVALRNRDADSAEAAMKQHIEKAHRMRLRQLRDRVRPLDEE from the coding sequence ATGAATACCAGCAAAAACAAGTCTGCGGACGCCTCCCAAAGCCAAAGCGCCTATGCCCGGCTGTTGGAGATGATTCGTGCCGGTAATCTGGGGCCGGGCGATCGGCTGACCGAGACGGACCTGGCCCAGCGGCTTGATGTCAGCCGCACCCCGATCCGCGAGGCCATGCGCAGGCTGGAAGCCGACGGGTTGGTGGTCCATGAACCGCACCGGGGCGCGGTGATCCGTACGCTGGATTATAACGAAGTAATGGAGCTTTACGAGGTGCGCGCGGTGCTGGAAAGCACGGCGGCCCGCATGGCCGCCCGGTCCGCCTCGGAAATTGAGATTTCCGAACTTGCGACACTCAATGGGGAAATGGCCAAAGTGATTGGCGATGCCGACGAGGTCTTTCGATTGAACCGCCAGTTTCACCTGGGCTTGCTGGATTCCGCCAAAAACCGTTTTTTAGTCAAGTCGGTGAATGCTTTGCAGAAAACACTCCTGATTCTCGGGCCCACGACCTTGGCCGAGGCGGATCGCGCCGAGGAAACCGTTGATGAGCATGAAGAACTGTTGGTGGCTTTGCGCAACCGGGATGCCGACAGCGCCGAGGCGGCCATGAAGCAACATATCGAGAAGGCCCACCGCATGCGGCTGCGGCAATTACGGGACCGAGTCCGTCCTTTGGATGAAGAATGA
- a CDS encoding lactate utilization protein, which translates to MTNTRDSILDGLRAAPGMDIPASDFAVCTGDAISSGILFDQFKTMIESVQGEVIPCTRESWPRVLLDLVRQNDWQSFAYGPNGPWGKTVGATLDGHVTLLPFDQPIEGIKRDLFSCDAGFTATVGAVAATGSLILCPGPEEPRTLSLVPEVHIALMTIADLHATLHDALTAGRWKERMPTNLVLVSGPSKTADIEQTLVFGVHGPKRLIVLAIQE; encoded by the coding sequence ATGACCAATACGCGAGACAGTATCCTCGACGGCCTGCGTGCCGCGCCCGGCATGGATATTCCGGCGAGTGATTTTGCCGTCTGTACGGGAGATGCAATCAGCTCAGGTATTTTGTTCGATCAGTTCAAAACCATGATCGAATCCGTGCAAGGGGAGGTCATTCCCTGCACCCGGGAGTCCTGGCCGAGGGTCCTTCTGGATTTGGTGCGACAAAATGATTGGCAGTCCTTTGCCTATGGTCCCAACGGGCCTTGGGGAAAGACTGTGGGCGCCACCCTGGATGGCCATGTGACGTTGCTCCCCTTCGATCAACCCATCGAAGGGATCAAGCGGGATCTGTTCTCATGCGACGCGGGATTCACCGCCACGGTGGGTGCGGTGGCGGCCACAGGCAGTTTGATCCTCTGCCCGGGACCGGAGGAGCCGCGCACGTTGTCGTTGGTGCCCGAGGTCCATATTGCCCTGATGACCATCGCGGATCTGCACGCGACCTTGCACGATGCCCTGACCGCAGGCCGCTGGAAAGAGAGGATGCCGACCAATCTGGTGCTGGTCAGCGGCCCCTCGAAAACCGCTGACATTGAACAGACGCTGGTATTCGGCGTGCATGGGCCCAAGCGGCTGATCGTGCTCGCCATCCAGGAATAG